Below is a genomic region from Actinomadura sp. NAK00032.
CGCCAGACAGGCCGCTTCGAGCAGGGTTCCGCCCCCTTGTCCCACCGCCAGGTTGCCGCCAGGTGACATGGTCCACCGGACGTCGCACGTTTCGGACACCCTTGCGGGCCATTCATACAGGTCAACCACCTGGGAAGATCGTTTTTCGGTCGCAAGGAAGGCCACTTCCGGTCACCAGTCCATGTATCCACGCCGCCCGCCGACCACCCCGAAGCCACCCCACCAGACAAAAGCGCACATCTCGGGCATCCAGGCGTTTCCCCAGCTCACACCGTGATCACCATGGCGCCAAGGCCCTCATGGTCCATACGCGACGGCCCTGTCACCACCCGCCGGGAGAACCAGCGCCCCACCGTCCGTCCCCGCCGCCCCATGCCTCTCATCTGCGGCTTTACCGGCCTAACACCCCAAATGTTCATCGCAAGGCATTACGGTTCCACCCGTCGCCGCCGCGAGCGGCGAGGTCATCGGGGTTCAAGGGGCGAGGAGCGGGGTCTGTGGAACGTCATGGTCGGCGCTCGCGTGCGCTGGCAGCCCTCGCCGTCGGGCTGACGGGCCTGGTCGCGGCCGCCTTCCTCGCCGTCCAGAACCACACCGCGACGGCCGCGCCGCCCATGCCCGCGCCCTCCGCCTCCGCCACACCCGGCACGGCCGCTCCCGCAACAACCCCCGCCCTGCCCCGCTCGGCACCCATTCGCCTCGAAATACCAAGCATCGACGTCCGCACGCCCCTGATGACCCTCGCCAAGAACGCCGACCAGACCGTCGAGACCCCGCCGCTGGGCCGCGCCCAAGAGGCCGGCTGGTACCGGCTCGGTCCAGCGCCCGGGAGCCGCGGCGCCGCGGTACTCATCGGCCATGTCGACACGGCCACCGGTCCCGCCGTCTTCTACCGGCTCGGCGACCTGCGGCCCGGCGACACGGCCCGGGTGCTGCGCGCCGACGGCCGCACCGCCGTGTTCCGGATCGACTCCGTCGAACGCGTCGGCAAGGACGACTTCCCCACCCAGCGCGTCTACGGCGACCCCGGCTACGCCGCGATCCGCCTGATCACCTGCGGTGGACGCTTCGACCGAGGCAGCGGCCACTACGTCGACAACGTCATCGCCTACGGCCACCTCCTGCGCTCCGAAACGACGCGCTGACATGCCCGCCACCTTCGACCCCGCGGCCTTCACCGGCTCGGACTGCAACACGACCATCCCCGACCGCGCAGGACGCCACCGCCTGCCCCGCCACGGAACCGTCCGACCAGGGCTCACCGGCCCCCGAACGGCCTTCGCCTCACCGCTCGAAACCCTCCCTGACCGCGCGACGCCCCCGTTCGTTGCGCCACTGCGCACCACCGTGGCCCCACCACGGCACCGCCCCATAACTCGCCCCCCGGCACCCCCCGTCCAACACACTCCGCAACGCCATAAGCCCAACCCAGCCCCCAGCCGCAAGGACGGAAAACGCGACCTCCCGCGCATCCCGGTCACCGCGATGCGCGTAACCGTCCTGATCCCGGCCCACAACGAGGCGAAACAGATCACCGAAACGATCGCCTCACTCCGCCGCCAGGAACGTCCGCCGGACCACATCATCGTGATCGCCGACAACTGCACCGACGCCACCGCCGCGTTCGCGCAGCTCTGCGGCGTCGAGATCGTCGGGACGCGCGGCAACAAGCACAAGAAGGCCGGCGCCCTGAACCAGGTCCTGGACCAGCTGCTCCCGATCTTCGGCCCGGAAGACGCGATCATGGTCATGGACGCCGACTCGGCCCTCGACCCCGGCTTCATCCGGCACGGCATCGATTACCTGGCCGATGGCCGCTACGCCGCCGTCGGCGGCACGTTCACCGGCAAGCCGGGCGGCGGCGCGGTCGGCATGTTCCAGCGCAACGAGTACGCCCGCTATGCCCGCGACGTCCGACGCCTCCAAGGCAAGGCTCTCGTCCTGACGGGCACCGCCACCATCTTCCGCGCCACGACCCTCCAGGAAGTAGTCGCGGCCCGCCGCTCCGAACGCCTCCCCGGCCTGCCCCACGTCTACGACGTCCGGGTCCTGACCGAGGACAACGAGCTGACCCTGGCGATCCTCCACCTGGGCTTCCGCATCCTCTGCCCGCCGGAATGCACCCTCACCACCGAGGTCATGCCCACCTGGCGCGAACTGGCCCAGCAGCGCCTCCGCTGGAAGCGCGGCGCCCTGGAGAACCTCCTCGACTACGGCTGGACGCCGATCACCCGCCCGTACTGGGGACGGCAACTGCTCTCCCTGGTCGGCATCCTGGTGATCACCGCTTACCTCTCCTCGCTCGCCTACTCGGCGATCTGGCTGGGCGGCATCCAGATCAGCCCGATCTGGGCGGGCGTGACCCTGATCTTCATGGTGGAGCGCGTGGTCACCGTCCGCCAGCGCGGCAAGGTCCAGATGGCCCTCGCCGGCACCATCGTCGTCGAAATGATCTTCGACGTCTTCCTCCAGATCGTCCAGGCCCGTGCCTTCTGGCAGGCCGCCTGGCGCAAAGAAAGGAAATGGTAGATGTACAACACACCCCCCATCGGCGGCGTGGCCGCGGGTTTCGGCGGGGCCGCAGCGGCCTCCCCGTGGCTCGGCATGCAGGCCCTCTGGCTCGGCCTGGCCCTGTTCACCCTGGTCTCCGCCGGCCTCGCCGTAAAGCGAATCCTCCCCGCCCGCAAGGGCTGACCCCGGAAGGCCGGGGCCCCGCCCCGGCCTTCCCGCAACCAACTGAATCCCCGCCGCGAACGGAGCCGAAGCTCAACGACCACCCTCAGCGTGCAAGATCTGCTCAGCGAACCACTGCACACGCTCCCGGGTGATCCCGCTCCTCTGCTCCACCGCAAGAGGATGGTCAGTCGGCTCCAGTTGAACGAAAGGCCGCTCACCCACAGGACGAGTATGAACATTCGTCTTGAGATTCAGCGTGGGCCGCTCATATAGATACAACTCACTGGCGAGCCACCCGAAGTAAGGCTCCGCCTGCTCCCGTCCCGGCGTCTCCCACAACTCGCCCATCCGAACGAAGTTCTGCGGGCTGAGCGAGACCCAAACCGCCCAGGAGAAGACACCCCCACCCACAACGGGAATCTCCACCAGCCCCTTGACGAAAAAGTGCGCCCCCTCGATCACGCACTGATCAGAGGTGAGCTCACTCTCAGGATGCTCCGCAACCGCATCAGACCAGTAGGCGGGCGCCCCAGAGCCATAGTGCATGGGCAACTCATCGTGCCGCTCCCCACACCCAGAACACACATACCCAACATCACCAGACATGCCGGAAATCTTATTCCGCACCGAACAAGGCCACTACCCGTCCACCGAACCGAAGGCCGAACTCGTGAACGCTCACGGTGGCCTACGACGTGCCGGTCAGCCAGTACACCTCGGCTACC
It encodes:
- a CDS encoding class F sortase — encoded protein: MERHGRRSRALAALAVGLTGLVAAAFLAVQNHTATAAPPMPAPSASATPGTAAPATTPALPRSAPIRLEIPSIDVRTPLMTLAKNADQTVETPPLGRAQEAGWYRLGPAPGSRGAAVLIGHVDTATGPAVFYRLGDLRPGDTARVLRADGRTAVFRIDSVERVGKDDFPTQRVYGDPGYAAIRLITCGGRFDRGSGHYVDNVIAYGHLLRSETTR
- a CDS encoding glycosyltransferase family 2 protein → MRVTVLIPAHNEAKQITETIASLRRQERPPDHIIVIADNCTDATAAFAQLCGVEIVGTRGNKHKKAGALNQVLDQLLPIFGPEDAIMVMDADSALDPGFIRHGIDYLADGRYAAVGGTFTGKPGGGAVGMFQRNEYARYARDVRRLQGKALVLTGTATIFRATTLQEVVAARRSERLPGLPHVYDVRVLTEDNELTLAILHLGFRILCPPECTLTTEVMPTWRELAQQRLRWKRGALENLLDYGWTPITRPYWGRQLLSLVGILVITAYLSSLAYSAIWLGGIQISPIWAGVTLIFMVERVVTVRQRGKVQMALAGTIVVEMIFDVFLQIVQARAFWQAAWRKERKW
- a CDS encoding DUF2199 domain-containing protein gives rise to the protein MSGDVGYVCSGCGERHDELPMHYGSGAPAYWSDAVAEHPESELTSDQCVIEGAHFFVKGLVEIPVVGGGVFSWAVWVSLSPQNFVRMGELWETPGREQAEPYFGWLASELYLYERPTLNLKTNVHTRPVGERPFVQLEPTDHPLAVEQRSGITRERVQWFAEQILHAEGGR